The Chitinophagales bacterium nucleotide sequence ATTTGCAGGGTTCTTAAAATGGCTTGAAGAGAGTTTATTCCTGAATCAATTTGACTTACTAAACTTCCTTTAAATGCTTTTTTATATAATGCTAGAAAAGGCTCATAAAAACCCGTCTCTGGATTAAAATAAACATTCGCTATGGTATCGGTAGGTACTAATAATTTTAAAATGTGCTCATCTGAGAACAATGGATAGTCTATAGCTACTACTAACCAATCTGTTTCCTCATTTTTAAATGCAGAGAGTATCCCATTAATAGGACCAATATTTTCATATTGAGATAAATCTAGTATGGTAGGTAATGCATATTTGTTTTCCTTTGCAGAAATGAAGACTTTATCACAATATTTTTCTAGCATACCATAGACATATTGATATTGGGGCATACCATGATAGTCGATGAGTGCTTTGTCACTGCCCATTCTAGTAGAATAACCTCCAGCTAATACTAGTCCATTCACGATTCTAGAAATTTTTCTATAAACAAATCCAAAGAAAGTATTGCAGCATCTTCTAGTTTAAATTTCTCAATAGCTGCCGCAAGTAGGGTATTTCGTATGACAATAATGAGTGTCTTATTCGAAGATGCTCCCTTAAAATTTTGAATAAAATCTCCTAACTCTGGCTCAAAGCCTTTTCCGTCCATTTCCAATTTTCCTAGTTCATCTATAATAATCAAACTGGCAGGAGTTTTATGAAGTTGCTGCAATTTGTTTTTTACCAAATTAAAAGTAGATTTACTGAGGAAAAACTTACCAATAGCAATAGCATTTTTTTCATCGGCTTCATCCAATTCAAATGGAAGTTCTTCATCCGTATCCAAAAGAATTAGCTTGCGAGATTCATCAATATCTGGAGTAATAAAACCGTCGAAACGAGTAGAGCTCCCTTCCCAAAATTCCATAAGAGCTGTCGTCTTGCCACTTCGTATAGGAGCTGATAAAATAAAAATATTATTGCTCATTCTGCGGACTATGAAATACGTTGAGGTAAATAGAGTAGAACATGAAATTGCGTATTTTAGCAAAACCATGGTCTTTGGACACGAATTCAAAACTTCTTCTCATATTTTCTTTAATTGCAGGCATTAATGATAAAGAATGTAGAACCTTTGATTCTGATCTTTTGCTAAAATACTGCAGTATAAATCGCAATATAAAAGGGAGAATGAGTGCCAATATAAGAAACCAAGTAAATGCCTTCAGAGCATAAATTGTCCAATGTACTTTGACAGAGGAGAAATAGAAAAATAGAAAGAAAAAAATCACGGAAAATGTCATGATAACCCATATAACCTTTTTATTGCCTCTCGGTTTTTCTGAAGGCAATTGTCTTTGATTTAATAGTATGGAGGAGTCTAGTTTAAATTTTTCTATACTACCAAGAAATGCATATGCCCAATGACCAATAATCAAAGCCCATATCGTGTAGATTCCGAAATAAATAGAGGTCAAACCAAATAAAAAGTTTTCTGTAAGTTGACGATTCTTAAAAAATTTATTTACCGTAATGCTGATTCCTTGTATTAACTCATCTCTAAATATAAGGTAAGCCATGAGTGGTTTCTGAATGGCATTTTCTAGCATAACTAGGATAGCGTAAAGCAAAATCGAAAGTCGATTGACACCAATAATTGAAAATATGAGAAGTGCTAAAATGCCTTGAAAACTAACGGCAACATAAGCACCCAATGGGCTATGCGGACTGAGTGCAAATTTACATAAAAGTACAAGTCCTAGGCTACTGAGCATAGTTCTTGCATTTCCCTTAGAATATGCTGCGATAAAAACATTGATGATAACGGAAATACCTCCTATCAAAAATCCTGTCATAGGAATATGCAAAAGATGCATCATTCCACCGAGACCGCCTTCGGCAAATGCCCATAAGTAGGTCAGTCGTAGAATAGTTTCTTTATGCTCTGAATATTTTTTTTCCATACATCCATAAATTGTAAATCATTAAGAGTGGTGAAAATATAAACACAATGAAGTTCAAAATCATAGCCACCGCTAGATGCAGAATTAATTTACAAATTTCACTTATTTTCGGTAGTGATGCGCTTGGTAAAGGGTCTAATCCAATTAGGGTTTTAATTTCTTCTATGGTTGACTGCTTCAATTTTGTAACAGTTATGCATTGTTGATATAAATTGCTAGTCCTACAACCTATTATAAATGCCTTGAATGTCGGCTTAGGGTATATGAGAATACCTGCGACTAAACCTCCCGAGTTTAGCAAATAAGCAGCAAAATAATTCATGCATCCTGATGCGATTTCCCAAGCTGCAATCTCAAATTCACCCAGCAGTTCACTCTTATAGCCAGTCAATAAGTGATGTATATCATGACGCAAAACTGCTTTTCTTCTATTATCCCAATTGGGAATATAAATCTTGAAAAAACTAAAAATTTCTAGAGTAACATAACTCAATTGATTCCCACCTTCAGCGCCAAGGTTATAGTCGTAGTAAAATTTTTCAAGATGGTCGGAAATAGTTTTTTGCATAATTTTATTCAATAATGGGATATTAAAATTGGAAGTTCAAACTCGCAATCTACGGTTTTACCATTAACTATTTCAGGCTTCCATCTTGGCATTTTTTCAATTAAATTTTTAACTTCATTAATTATTGAAACATTTTTTGAAAGATTTACTTCTTTAAATTTAGCATAACCATCTCTTTTTACAACGAAACAAATTATAATTCTCGTTGGCTTTATCTCACCTGAATCAAAACTCAGTTTCGTATAATTGAAATTTTCTCTAGTAAAATCAATTAATGCGCTATCCCCACCTGGAAACTCTAGGGCGATAGGGTATGGCCCACATACTATGATGTCCCCTTTCTTAGTTTTTTGCTTTGTTTTACTACTCTTCTTCTGAGCATTCAAGTCAATAGAAATAAATATAATAAGAAAAAATAAAAAACCAAACCTCATTCAATAATTTATTAGCCACAAAGAAACAAAGTCACAGAGCAATACATCTGCAAATTCTCACATTATCACATCACCACATAATCACATTCCAATTTTCAAATCGAATAATTTTCAAATTAATCTATTTTCAAATCAACTTTTCACTTCCTTATTCTCATCCACATATTTACTTGGACATTTCATGAGGATTTGACTAGCTTTGAAATGGTCATCCTCATAACTTCCTGCTACCACTATCTTTTCTGTTTGGTCAAAGCCATCAGGTTTGGTGCCTTTATGAATCACTTTAGACTCTACACCCTTTTCATCGACCATATAGAATTCAAAATGATTGGCATCTATTTGCGGATTATAGGTCTGAGGCTTCGATTTATTCAATCGACCTACAATGTGGTATTCCGTTGAGGCATTATCCATTGCCGTATCGAAGTCAGCGTAGGTAGAGTATTCATCACTTTTAGTGAAAATAAATCCGATAGCTATGGCTATGATGATAAGTCCTATGATATGTATTTTTTTCATAAATTGAAGCCTTTCTTGTTTATTAATTTGTAATTGCTTAATCTGCCCTCTTGTCAATGAATTCGATTCTCTAATTTTCCAAAAACGGATATTTATAGTCCACAGGCGGATTAAATGTTTCCTTAATTGTTCTCACTGAGACCCATCTCAACAGATTGAGTTTAGAGCCAGCTTTGTCATTGGTGCCACTAGCTCTAGCACCGCCAAA carries:
- a CDS encoding molybdenum cofactor guanylyltransferase, which gives rise to MNGLVLAGGYSTRMGSDKALIDYHGMPQYQYVYGMLEKYCDKVFISAKENKYALPTILDLSQYENIGPINGILSAFKNEETDWLVVAIDYPLFSDEHILKLLVPTDTIANVYFNPETGFYEPFLALYKKAFKGSLVSQIDSGINSLQAILRTLQIAKIVPKNLEVIKSIDYT
- a CDS encoding cytochrome c maturation protein CcmE, which codes for MKKIHIIGLIIIAIAIGFIFTKSDEYSTYADFDTAMDNASTEYHIVGRLNKSKPQTYNPQIDANHFEFYMVDEKGVESKVIHKGTKPDGFDQTEKIVVAGSYEDDHFKASQILMKCPSKYVDENKEVKS